The proteins below are encoded in one region of Candidatus Saccharimonadales bacterium:
- the prfB gene encoding peptide chain release factor 2, with protein sequence MHELIKAIEELIERIETAMRQLEIASKAQQADELAQAMATSDFWDDPGEAAVIAKRQSQLQKQVDAWQELLGETRATLELAQLEDHSLLTDLEQKFAELKHQFEKQEFQVKLSGVYDTNDAILHIHAGTGGTDAQDWAQMLERMYLRYGERSDLTAEVVSETAGEEAGIKNVIIKLAGPYAYGRLKSEHGVHRLVRLSPFNSDNLRQTSFALVEVTPEIDEPKDIVIEESDLRIDLYRSGGKGGQSVNTTDSAVRITHIPTGVVVAIQNERSQLQNKETALKILRSRLAHLQQEQHADDLKKLKGPVHTEQWGQQIRNYVLHPYTLVKDTRTGAETTEVNRVLDGDLDDFIDAYLIYSIGAKS encoded by the coding sequence ATGCACGAGTTAATTAAAGCTATCGAAGAACTAATTGAGCGGATCGAGACTGCTATGAGGCAGCTTGAGATCGCTAGTAAAGCCCAGCAGGCAGATGAGCTAGCCCAGGCGATGGCAACGTCTGATTTCTGGGATGATCCAGGCGAGGCTGCCGTAATCGCTAAGCGTCAATCTCAGCTACAGAAGCAGGTAGATGCCTGGCAGGAACTCTTAGGGGAGACTAGGGCTACTTTGGAGCTGGCGCAGCTAGAAGATCACAGCCTATTAACGGATCTAGAGCAAAAGTTTGCCGAGCTGAAACACCAGTTTGAGAAGCAAGAGTTTCAAGTAAAACTATCCGGTGTATACGATACTAATGACGCTATTTTGCATATTCACGCCGGTACTGGTGGTACCGATGCCCAGGACTGGGCACAGATGTTGGAGCGAATGTATTTGCGCTACGGCGAGCGCAGCGATCTAACGGCTGAAGTGGTGAGCGAGACGGCCGGGGAAGAGGCCGGGATTAAGAATGTGATTATTAAACTGGCCGGCCCGTATGCTTACGGCCGGCTGAAGAGCGAGCACGGTGTGCATCGTCTGGTGCGCCTGAGTCCGTTCAACTCCGATAATCTGCGCCAGACTAGCTTTGCTCTAGTTGAGGTGACGCCCGAGATTGACGAGCCGAAAGACATCGTGATTGAAGAGAGTGATCTGCGTATCGATCTCTATCGTTCAGGAGGCAAGGGCGGTCAGTCGGTTAATACTACCGACTCGGCCGTGCGTATCACTCACATTCCCACTGGGGTGGTGGTAGCGATCCAGAACGAACGCTCGCAGTTGCAGAATAAGGAGACGGCGCTGAAGATTTTACGCTCGCGGCTGGCGCACCTGCAGCAGGAACAACATGCCGATGATCTGAAGAAGCTGAAGGGTCCGGTTCATACTGAACAATGGGGACAGCAGATCCGTAACTATGTGTTACATCCCTATACCTTAGTGAAGGATACCCGGACGGGGGCTGAAACGACCGAGGTGAACCGAGTGCTAGATGGCGATTTAGACGACTTTATCGACGCTTATCTGATCTATTCTATCGGCGCTAAGAGTTAA
- a CDS encoding DUF11 domain-containing protein codes for MRNILNYLTYVPKQVVAVAAIFVLSLSAMAAPIVSDGGVMAQDNEVRLEADVKVMNLNTSSGYQDNVSAMVDDVVQIQVWYHNMEEFDSGKDAENLKVAIDVPSTRGKNQTITATVGADNADTVTTTAGVNLSLDNAYLEYIAYGEGSSSTDGGVQWRHNKGAADGNTSCQTEDEEAPNSCYVSENLGAAGDAIVNGGIVIEDEYRPCFAYQSTVTILARVKAEAIKVNKYVRNVTRGETSWKLKNQARPEDILEYRIRFENKGNVTLEDVTVGDNLPDYLSYIPGSTTIMNGNYPDGVAAGSNNVWQGGIMVGDYAPGAAGYVTFRVKVDPVNVFEKCGTYTLKNVGVVRPEGMNEFYNTAHTDVKIDCEKGDEELPAQLPQTGIGGLLGGIFGSGALGVGIRNWFGSRRKLLASLLEN; via the coding sequence ATGCGTAATATATTGAATTACCTAACCTATGTGCCCAAGCAAGTGGTAGCAGTAGCTGCTATCTTTGTTCTATCGCTTTCAGCGATGGCAGCCCCGATCGTAAGCGACGGTGGCGTAATGGCACAGGATAACGAAGTACGGTTAGAAGCCGATGTTAAGGTCATGAACCTTAACACAAGCAGCGGCTACCAAGATAACGTAAGTGCGATGGTAGACGATGTGGTACAGATTCAGGTCTGGTATCACAATATGGAAGAGTTTGATTCTGGCAAAGATGCGGAGAATCTCAAAGTTGCAATTGACGTGCCTAGCACACGGGGCAAAAATCAGACTATAACCGCTACGGTTGGTGCTGATAATGCCGATACCGTCACAACTACTGCAGGTGTAAACCTCAGTTTAGATAACGCCTACTTAGAGTACATTGCCTACGGCGAAGGCTCGAGTAGCACTGATGGTGGTGTACAGTGGCGCCACAACAAGGGCGCAGCTGATGGTAATACTAGCTGTCAGACTGAAGACGAAGAGGCTCCTAATAGCTGCTACGTGAGTGAGAACTTAGGTGCAGCCGGAGACGCGATCGTTAACGGTGGGATAGTGATCGAGGATGAGTATCGTCCATGTTTCGCTTACCAGTCGACCGTTACTATCTTAGCCCGCGTAAAAGCGGAAGCTATCAAGGTAAACAAGTATGTGCGTAACGTAACCCGAGGCGAGACTAGCTGGAAGTTGAAGAATCAGGCTCGTCCGGAAGACATCCTTGAGTATCGGATACGGTTCGAGAACAAGGGTAACGTAACCCTAGAAGACGTTACGGTGGGAGATAACCTACCCGACTACCTGTCCTACATCCCGGGAAGTACAACCATCATGAATGGTAACTACCCGGATGGTGTGGCAGCCGGCAGTAACAATGTCTGGCAAGGCGGCATCATGGTGGGCGATTATGCTCCCGGTGCAGCTGGGTACGTGACCTTCCGCGTTAAAGTGGACCCGGTTAACGTATTTGAGAAGTGTGGCACTTACACTCTGAAGAATGTTGGTGTCGTACGACCCGAAGGCATGAACGAGTTCTACAACACAGCTCACACCGATGTCAAAATCGACTGTGAGAAGGGTGACGAAGAGCTACCAGCCCAACTGCCGCAAACCGGTATCGGTGGACTACTCGGAGGAATCTTCGGTAGTGGCGCTCTCGGTGTCGGTATCCGTAACTGGTTCGGCTCACGGCGCAAGCTGCTAGCTAGCCTACTAGAGAACTAA
- a CDS encoding DNA-binding protein, translated as MDTITVVLIIAVFALLVQNGRLANSAMSAPTSKPIKASLADRATRVRSASRQRLENGTVRLTTTTRKISWPPLVAGLVIFGLVAMNTIQFVHISDLQQEMENILAGEVDQEDLASVESTEVSVPDELQDRIDRLSAQLNELSSANAESEAELAALREQNDELAAQLAEQAEEQDASPPATQTSAIGSSESVECPTAVATWFEEQRFATEDFRCGDFIDDPTERGDTSFSEKPISTHAELVEFLNSDSPEASAARAALRDSLSEADYQRALRGEGYLLTQVTVPAQYEANTYYRYKDGSAVFITTPRKVQAGDLLWVYTNTQGEVVESGNIRADCGNARAEKIVPQPDKPEQPKQPDQPDKPQQPDQPDQPDKPQQPEQPELKCFDEAGKPVFDGEFCAEEDSGPEEQDERDDEVDPTLGHDRGDAEETHKNQDEARKCIDSGICHELDPTKDDVEVPNSKDGGKAPGGGTDEPSDAADDNSEDDGTSHTTNPDKGTSDGDSDTPAQNNGRDPRGDPDEDTDYPNV; from the coding sequence TTGGACACCATTACTGTGGTGTTGATAATCGCAGTCTTCGCCCTGCTCGTTCAGAACGGGCGGTTGGCGAACTCCGCGATGTCAGCGCCGACGAGCAAGCCGATCAAGGCTTCGCTGGCTGACCGGGCCACTCGCGTTCGTTCTGCTAGCCGGCAGCGGCTGGAGAACGGCACCGTGCGGCTGACCACTACGACCCGAAAGATCAGCTGGCCGCCACTTGTGGCTGGTCTGGTGATCTTCGGTCTGGTTGCGATGAACACGATTCAGTTCGTGCACATCAGCGACCTGCAGCAGGAGATGGAGAACATCCTCGCCGGCGAAGTCGATCAGGAAGACCTGGCCAGTGTCGAGTCGACCGAGGTCTCGGTTCCGGACGAACTCCAGGACCGGATCGATCGACTGAGCGCTCAGCTCAACGAGCTGAGTAGCGCCAATGCCGAGAGCGAGGCCGAGCTGGCCGCTCTGCGCGAGCAGAACGATGAGCTGGCAGCCCAGCTGGCGGAGCAGGCGGAGGAGCAGGATGCTTCACCACCGGCTACGCAGACGAGTGCCATCGGCTCTTCGGAGTCGGTCGAGTGCCCGACTGCTGTAGCTACGTGGTTCGAGGAGCAGCGCTTCGCCACCGAGGACTTCCGCTGTGGCGACTTCATCGACGATCCGACTGAGCGAGGAGATACCTCGTTCAGCGAGAAGCCGATCAGCACCCACGCGGAGCTGGTCGAGTTTCTCAACTCGGACAGTCCAGAAGCCAGTGCCGCTCGGGCCGCACTCCGGGATTCACTCTCGGAGGCGGACTACCAGCGGGCACTGCGCGGCGAAGGTTACCTGCTGACACAGGTCACTGTGCCGGCGCAGTATGAGGCGAACACCTACTACCGTTACAAGGACGGTTCAGCGGTGTTCATCACTACGCCTCGCAAGGTTCAGGCTGGCGATCTGCTCTGGGTGTACACCAACACCCAAGGTGAGGTCGTCGAGTCCGGCAACATTCGGGCCGACTGTGGCAACGCTCGGGCCGAGAAAATCGTCCCGCAACCGGACAAGCCGGAGCAGCCTAAGCAGCCGGATCAGCCGGACAAGCCGCAGCAGCCGGACCAGCCGGATCAACCCGACAAGCCGCAACAGCCCGAGCAACCGGAGCTCAAGTGCTTCGATGAGGCGGGCAAGCCGGTTTTCGACGGTGAGTTCTGTGCTGAGGAAGATTCCGGTCCGGAAGAGCAGGATGAACGCGACGACGAGGTCGATCCTACACTCGGGCACGACCGTGGCGACGCCGAGGAGACGCACAAGAACCAGGACGAGGCACGCAAGTGCATCGATTCCGGCATATGTCACGAACTCGATCCGACCAAGGACGACGTTGAAGTTCCCAATTCGAAGGACGGCGGTAAAGCCCCTGGTGGCGGTACTGACGAACCCAGCGATGCGGCGGACGACAACTCGGAAGATGATGGGACTTCCCACACCACGAATCCCGACAAGGGGACGAGTGACGGGGATTCCGACACTCCCGCTCAGAACAATGGGCGTGATCCACGGGGTGACCCTGACGAGGACACGGACTATCCCAACGTCTGA
- a CDS encoding insulinase family protein yields MSNHGRTAWNNMMYLAQGEPSYRERIDQLASITAADMRRYYEQTHTQANSFFIVSGNGTENRQKISAGLENLLRHLPEGERLTLPPRERTTPDTPAVEYREIADIFYSHRFVTKPLTIDEVAAAAVLRSVLNSYLKSSLFGAVWESGLAYGIRSGYSYHTYEAAYLISSSVSAKNAKPLFKLIVRQLKRVLEGKVTSADLAAANKTGEGRLDIALQTPNSLASFYTGDYLVYGNFVPVEEWSALRKSVTVQQLQAIAQKLLQSGEWAQSFVGPISDDEANELHALMATLRTSV; encoded by the coding sequence ATGTCTAACCATGGCCGGACAGCCTGGAATAACATGATGTATTTAGCCCAAGGAGAGCCGTCTTATCGCGAGCGAATAGATCAGCTGGCGAGCATTACCGCGGCTGATATGCGCCGGTATTACGAACAGACTCACACCCAGGCCAACTCCTTCTTTATCGTATCTGGTAATGGTACGGAAAACCGACAGAAGATATCTGCCGGACTAGAGAACCTACTGCGTCATCTACCGGAGGGTGAGAGATTAACGCTGCCCCCTCGGGAGCGAACTACCCCTGATACGCCAGCGGTAGAGTATAGGGAGATTGCCGATATCTTCTATAGTCACCGTTTCGTAACAAAGCCTTTAACTATTGATGAGGTGGCTGCAGCTGCGGTGTTGCGCAGCGTGCTCAACAGCTATCTTAAGAGTAGCCTGTTCGGAGCTGTCTGGGAGTCAGGCCTAGCATATGGGATCAGGTCTGGTTATAGCTACCACACTTATGAGGCAGCATACCTTATCTCTAGTTCGGTCAGTGCTAAAAACGCCAAACCGTTATTTAAGCTAATTGTGCGTCAGCTTAAGCGTGTATTAGAAGGCAAGGTTACTTCGGCTGATCTGGCCGCCGCTAATAAGACAGGTGAGGGGCGACTTGATATCGCCTTGCAAACTCCAAACAGCTTAGCTAGTTTCTACACTGGTGATTATCTGGTTTACGGCAATTTTGTTCCGGTGGAGGAGTGGAGCGCACTGCGCAAATCAGTTACTGTCCAGCAGCTACAGGCTATCGCCCAGAAGTTACTGCAGTCCGGCGAGTGGGCGCAGAGTTTTGTCGGTCCCATTTCAGATGATGAAGCGAACGAGCTACATGCCTTAATGGCCACCCTTCGGACTTCAGTTTGA
- a CDS encoding insulinase family protein — MQHTVEEVTLSNGTSGLLIDVPGSKVVSLQLYFNSGFLLADPAKYEMPHITEHLLIAGNEDYPDSMEYKRQLELNGAVFNASTNIDYNCYYWQCASFEVERILGLASAQIGRPLIRARRM; from the coding sequence ATGCAGCACACAGTAGAAGAGGTGACTCTATCTAACGGGACATCTGGGCTATTGATCGACGTTCCAGGTAGCAAGGTCGTTAGCTTGCAGCTCTACTTTAACTCTGGCTTTCTATTGGCGGATCCTGCTAAGTATGAGATGCCACACATTACCGAGCACTTACTGATAGCCGGAAACGAGGATTATCCAGATTCGATGGAGTATAAGCGTCAGCTGGAGCTTAATGGCGCCGTATTCAACGCTTCTACCAACATAGACTACAACTGCTACTACTGGCAGTGCGCCAGTTTTGAGGTGGAACGTATCTTAGGGCTGGCCAGCGCCCAGATTGGCCGACCCCTGATTAGAGCGAGGAGGATGTAG
- the murD gene encoding UDP-N-acetylmuramoyl-L-alanine--D-glutamate ligase — translation MRVAVLGYGVEGRSAARYWRDMGAEITVCDSSEELDLPVDVQSQLGENYLEGLDQFDLIVRSPGVLPSQFETSTPVTTVMDEFLRVCPAPVIGVTGSKGKGTTATLIHKMLEATGRTAWLGGNIGLPPLEFLAQVSPSDYVVLEMSNLQLWDITSSPQIAVLLAITPDHLDWHEGKMSAYVATKANITRFQRSEDKLFYRADNPYTEEIAATTAAQALAFMNPASAWVDGEEVKYQDTHICAVSEVQLVGRHNLDNICAALAAVWQVAPDPTALRSAIREYKGLEHRLEFVHRISKVDYYNDSIGTTPEAAMAAIRAFKQPKVLIMGGSSKGVDFKELAVELTAQSVRGVVLIGETATELAATLERAGYQGELEQLEDSETIIKEAVDIAAKLAQPGDVVLLAPACASFGLFKNYQERGKQFKAAVEKLTHS, via the coding sequence ATGAGAGTGGCCGTACTTGGTTATGGGGTGGAAGGGCGCTCTGCCGCGCGCTACTGGCGGGATATGGGAGCTGAAATCACCGTCTGCGACAGTAGTGAGGAGTTGGATCTACCGGTAGATGTGCAGAGCCAGTTAGGGGAGAACTATCTTGAGGGGTTAGATCAGTTTGACTTAATCGTTCGTTCGCCCGGAGTCCTACCCTCCCAGTTTGAGACCTCCACCCCAGTTACTACAGTAATGGATGAGTTTTTACGCGTCTGCCCCGCCCCAGTGATCGGGGTGACGGGGAGCAAGGGCAAAGGTACCACGGCGACTTTAATCCATAAGATGCTAGAAGCTACTGGTCGGACAGCTTGGTTGGGAGGTAATATCGGGCTTCCACCCCTGGAGTTCTTAGCTCAGGTTAGTCCGAGCGACTACGTAGTACTCGAGATGAGCAATCTGCAGTTATGGGACATTACCTCAAGTCCACAGATCGCAGTCTTGCTAGCTATTACCCCTGATCATCTCGACTGGCATGAGGGCAAAATGAGTGCATATGTCGCGACTAAGGCTAACATTACCCGCTTTCAGCGGAGTGAGGATAAGCTGTTTTATCGCGCAGATAATCCCTATACCGAAGAGATTGCGGCTACCACTGCCGCTCAGGCCTTAGCCTTTATGAATCCGGCTAGTGCCTGGGTGGACGGGGAGGAGGTTAAGTATCAAGATACGCATATCTGCGCGGTGTCTGAGGTACAACTGGTCGGGCGGCACAATCTCGATAATATTTGCGCTGCGCTGGCGGCCGTTTGGCAGGTAGCACCAGATCCGACAGCTCTGCGGAGTGCGATTAGGGAGTATAAAGGGTTAGAACACCGGCTGGAGTTCGTCCACCGGATAAGCAAAGTAGATTATTACAACGATTCGATTGGAACGACACCGGAGGCTGCTATGGCGGCCATCCGCGCCTTCAAACAGCCTAAAGTGTTGATTATGGGCGGCTCATCCAAAGGCGTAGACTTCAAGGAATTAGCCGTTGAGCTGACTGCTCAATCTGTTAGAGGGGTGGTTCTCATAGGGGAGACGGCTACCGAACTAGCGGCTACACTGGAGCGCGCCGGATATCAAGGTGAGCTGGAGCAGTTAGAAGATTCAGAGACTATTATAAAAGAAGCGGTTGATATAGCGGCTAAGTTAGCTCAGCCCGGAGATGTGGTACTGCTCGCACCAGCCTGTGCTAGCTTCGGCTTATTTAAGAATTACCAGGAGCGGGGGAAGCAGTTTAAGGCAGCTGTTGAGAAGTTAACCCACTCTTAA
- the secA gene encoding preprotein translocase subunit SecA translates to MRNILTRIFGDPGEKQLRSLQPLVEQINALEPKLKRLSDAKLAAKTDEFKRRLEKSESLDDLLPEAFAVVREAGRRTLGQRHFDVQLLGGIVLHRGDIAEMRTGEGKTLVATLPVYLNALNGNGVHVVTVNDYLARRDAGWMAGIYTYLGLSVGVIAGNNTAYIYDETVTDEEHSDPRLQHFRAAPKREVYACDILYGTNNEFGFDYLRDNMAPSREAMVQRELSFAIVDEVDSILIDEARTPLIISAPASKSTDTYQQFATIAQQLKLAEHYNVDEKQRAVSITDEGVTKVEQILGVDNLYNSDSVQAIFHLEQALKAQALFKRDKDYVVRDGEVVIVDEFTGRLLAGRRYSEGLHQAIEAKEGVRVMQESVTLATISFQNYFRLYTKLSGMTGTAKTEEEEFQNIYNLNVMEVPTNKPAIRLDLQDRIYKTEAAKFRAIVEEVRQRQAAGQPVLIGTVSIEKNEVISDHLQAAGIKYEVLNAKNNEREAEIIESAGQPGAVTLATNIAGRGTDIVLGKGVVEAGGLHVLGSERHDSRRIDNQLRGRTGRQGNPGSTQFYVSLEDDLMRIFGGERISNLMGSLGVDENIPIENVMISKSLESAQKRVESHNYDMRKNVLQYDDVMNRHRESIYARRRDILDEKPLKTDILAMVETELGVLLARFTDAETGEIERDGLFKTLGSFMTVQEAEFSKVKDNALATALLERAERLYVEREEEYGADVMRSLERYVYLQAMDRLWMEHLEAMNHLRQGIHLRSVGQRDPLVEYKKEAHLMFNDLKANIEHEVATTIFRVAPRTSPDETQETELTRAAESATVSGGEEGKVARARPVRNSDKVGRNDPCPCGSGLKYKKCGLINAPEHRG, encoded by the coding sequence ATGCGCAATATACTGACTAGAATTTTTGGAGACCCGGGTGAGAAGCAGCTGAGAAGTCTGCAGCCGTTGGTTGAGCAGATTAACGCTCTAGAGCCGAAGTTGAAGCGGCTGAGCGACGCTAAACTAGCTGCTAAGACGGATGAGTTTAAGCGGCGGCTAGAGAAGAGCGAGAGCTTGGACGACCTCTTACCTGAAGCTTTCGCAGTGGTACGGGAGGCGGGCCGGCGAACTCTAGGTCAGCGCCACTTCGATGTTCAGCTTTTAGGTGGTATCGTGCTGCATCGCGGCGACATCGCCGAGATGCGTACCGGTGAAGGTAAGACGTTAGTAGCGACCTTGCCAGTTTATCTCAATGCGTTGAATGGCAATGGGGTGCACGTAGTGACGGTTAACGACTACCTGGCGCGACGTGATGCTGGTTGGATGGCCGGCATCTACACCTACCTCGGCCTGAGTGTCGGTGTTATCGCCGGTAACAACACGGCCTATATTTATGACGAGACGGTGACCGATGAAGAGCATTCCGATCCGCGCCTGCAGCACTTTCGCGCAGCGCCCAAACGAGAGGTTTATGCCTGCGATATTCTATACGGCACCAACAACGAGTTTGGCTTCGACTATTTGCGCGATAATATGGCGCCTAGTCGTGAGGCTATGGTCCAGCGCGAGCTTAGCTTCGCAATCGTAGACGAAGTTGACTCGATCCTAATCGATGAAGCTCGGACACCGCTAATCATTTCGGCCCCGGCCAGTAAGAGCACAGATACCTATCAGCAGTTTGCCACCATCGCTCAGCAGCTTAAGCTGGCTGAGCACTACAATGTAGATGAGAAGCAGCGGGCCGTTAGTATTACGGATGAGGGCGTGACCAAGGTCGAGCAAATCTTAGGCGTGGATAACTTGTATAACAGCGATTCAGTGCAGGCTATTTTCCACCTCGAGCAGGCTCTTAAAGCTCAGGCGCTTTTTAAACGAGATAAGGACTATGTGGTTCGTGACGGCGAGGTCGTTATCGTCGATGAGTTTACCGGCCGTTTGTTGGCTGGACGGCGTTACAGCGAAGGATTACATCAAGCTATCGAGGCCAAAGAGGGTGTGCGCGTGATGCAGGAGTCGGTGACGTTGGCAACGATCAGCTTTCAAAACTATTTCCGCCTCTACACTAAGCTCTCCGGTATGACCGGTACTGCTAAGACCGAGGAGGAGGAGTTTCAGAACATTTACAATCTTAACGTCATGGAGGTGCCGACCAACAAGCCGGCGATTCGCCTCGATCTCCAGGACCGGATCTATAAGACTGAGGCGGCTAAGTTCCGAGCTATCGTCGAGGAAGTTCGACAGCGTCAAGCTGCCGGACAGCCGGTACTAATCGGTACAGTATCGATCGAGAAGAACGAGGTTATTAGTGATCACCTCCAGGCGGCCGGCATCAAATACGAGGTCTTGAATGCTAAAAACAACGAACGCGAGGCCGAAATCATTGAGTCAGCCGGTCAGCCTGGAGCAGTGACCCTCGCGACTAACATCGCTGGTCGTGGTACCGACATCGTCTTGGGTAAAGGTGTAGTTGAGGCGGGGGGCTTACATGTACTAGGTAGTGAACGGCACGATTCGCGGCGGATCGATAACCAGCTTCGCGGCCGGACCGGCCGTCAGGGTAATCCAGGTAGTACTCAGTTTTACGTCAGTCTGGAAGATGATCTGATGCGTATCTTTGGCGGTGAGCGCATCTCCAATCTGATGGGCAGTCTAGGTGTAGATGAGAACATACCGATCGAGAACGTGATGATTTCTAAGAGTTTAGAAAGTGCTCAGAAGCGGGTTGAGTCCCATAATTACGATATGCGTAAAAACGTGCTGCAGTACGACGATGTCATGAATCGCCATCGCGAGTCGATTTACGCTCGCCGCCGCGATATTTTGGATGAGAAGCCTCTGAAAACTGATATATTGGCCATGGTCGAGACGGAGCTAGGGGTTCTACTGGCTCGGTTTACCGATGCTGAAACTGGAGAGATAGAGCGGGACGGGCTATTCAAAACATTGGGTAGTTTTATGACGGTGCAGGAAGCAGAGTTCAGTAAAGTTAAGGATAATGCCTTGGCAACGGCCCTACTAGAGCGGGCCGAGCGCCTCTATGTCGAGCGTGAGGAGGAGTATGGCGCGGACGTGATGCGTTCGCTTGAGCGCTACGTTTATTTGCAGGCTATGGATCGGCTCTGGATGGAGCATCTAGAGGCGATGAACCACCTGCGTCAGGGTATTCACCTCCGCTCCGTTGGTCAGCGCGATCCTTTAGTCGAGTATAAGAAAGAAGCTCATTTAATGTTTAACGATCTGAAAGCTAACATCGAACACGAAGTAGCTACCACCATATTCCGGGTCGCACCTCGGACTAGTCCGGACGAGACACAGGAGACCGAACTGACCCGGGCGGCCGAATCAGCTACCGTTTCAGGGGGCGAAGAGGGTAAGGTAGCTCGCGCCCGCCCGGTACGTAACAGCGACAAGGTGGGCCGGAACGACCCCTGCCCGTGTGGCTCTGGCCTGAAGTATAAGAAGTGCGGTTTAATCAATGCGCCCGAACATCGAGGCTAA
- the raiA gene encoding ribosome-associated translation inhibitor RaiA, whose amino-acid sequence MIDLEVTGVHFEINEQITKYVNKKLGRLDKYLPRNARTPAHGRVVLVEEQGQSSNRYSAEATITFPHGEVVAQDATISMYAAIDIVEEKLKAQILKHKDKRQNDRQAQRTRRSFKVFKPSRDSQVNSEEPLE is encoded by the coding sequence ATGATCGATTTAGAAGTTACCGGAGTCCACTTTGAAATTAATGAACAAATTACTAAGTACGTCAATAAGAAGTTAGGTCGTCTGGATAAATATTTACCCCGTAACGCTCGTACTCCGGCTCACGGACGGGTCGTACTGGTCGAAGAGCAGGGCCAGTCTAGCAATCGCTACAGTGCTGAGGCCACCATTACTTTTCCACACGGTGAGGTAGTGGCTCAAGATGCTACTATCAGCATGTATGCCGCTATCGATATCGTCGAAGAGAAGCTGAAGGCTCAGATTCTCAAGCATAAGGATAAGCGTCAGAACGATCGTCAGGCCCAGCGCACGCGGCGCAGCTTCAAAGTGTTCAAACCCTCACGTGATAGTCAGGTCAACTCAGAAGAGCCGCTGGAGTAG
- the serS gene encoding serine--tRNA ligase gives MLDITYIREHTERVKKSILAKNKAVDIDRLLNLDVERRSLTQAIEALRQERNTLSTQLNGGKPETATIERGQQLKSELAELETRYDEVIREYDILLESVPNVMAESVPLGADESGNQVLRQWGEVPEFDFPVRDHVELGETLELIDIERAVKVSGARFNYLKGDLARLQFALVQFVFNIVSDEDLIAKLVADGQLNISTKAFVPVVPPMLVRPETMQRMARLEPKEDRFLTTDEEFVLVGSAEHSLGAMHMDEIIEASDLPLRYIAFSGSFRREAGSYGKDTRGILRQHQFDKLEMEAFSTTETGEGEHRLMVALQEHIMQQLELPYQVVAICSGDMGGPDYLQTDIETWLPGQQLYRETHTADYMTDYQSRRLKTRYKQAGETHYVHMNDATGLAIGRTLIAIIENYQTRAGTIRIPRVLQALMGKEEIV, from the coding sequence ATGCTAGATATTACCTATATTCGAGAACATACCGAGCGTGTTAAGAAATCCATATTAGCCAAAAATAAAGCTGTCGATATCGACCGACTACTGAACTTAGATGTAGAGCGTCGCAGCCTAACCCAGGCGATAGAGGCCCTTAGACAGGAACGGAACACACTTTCCACTCAGCTCAACGGTGGAAAGCCAGAGACAGCTACTATCGAGCGCGGACAGCAGCTTAAGAGTGAGTTAGCAGAGTTGGAAACACGTTATGACGAGGTGATCAGGGAGTACGACATCCTTCTAGAGTCGGTACCTAATGTAATGGCCGAGAGCGTCCCATTAGGGGCAGATGAATCCGGTAATCAAGTGCTGCGGCAGTGGGGAGAAGTACCTGAGTTCGACTTTCCAGTGCGTGATCACGTCGAGCTCGGTGAGACACTTGAGCTGATCGACATCGAGAGAGCCGTTAAGGTCTCGGGAGCTCGCTTCAACTATCTCAAAGGTGATTTGGCGCGGCTGCAGTTTGCCCTGGTGCAGTTCGTGTTTAATATAGTTAGTGATGAGGATCTTATAGCTAAGCTAGTAGCCGACGGTCAGTTAAATATCTCCACCAAGGCTTTCGTCCCGGTAGTTCCACCCATGCTGGTACGTCCCGAGACGATGCAGCGGATGGCCCGTCTCGAGCCGAAAGAGGATCGTTTTCTCACTACCGATGAGGAGTTTGTCCTGGTCGGTAGTGCCGAGCACTCACTAGGGGCAATGCATATGGATGAGATTATCGAAGCCAGTGATCTGCCCTTACGTTACATAGCTTTCAGCGGCTCTTTTCGACGTGAGGCCGGCAGCTACGGTAAGGATACCAGAGGCATTTTGCGTCAGCACCAGTTCGATAAGCTAGAGATGGAGGCCTTCTCGACCACCGAAACTGGCGAGGGTGAGCATCGCTTAATGGTAGCGCTGCAGGAACATATCATGCAGCAGCTTGAGCTACCGTATCAAGTGGTGGCTATCTGCAGTGGTGATATGGGGGGTCCGGACTATCTCCAGACCGACATCGAGACCTGGCTACCGGGGCAGCAGCTGTACCGGGAGACGCATACGGCCGACTATATGACTGACTACCAGTCCCGCCGACTCAAGACGCGCTATAAGCAGGCCGGTGAGACTCACTACGTTCATATGAACGATGCGACGGGATTAGCTATCGGGCGGACGCTAATCGCTATTATTGAAAACTATCAGACTAGAGCGGGTACGATTCGGATACCCCGCGTTTTGCAAGCACTAATGGGTAAGGAGGAGATAGTATGA